The following coding sequences lie in one Fusobacterium russii ATCC 25533 genomic window:
- a CDS encoding ATP-binding protein yields MLKRDKYIKRIIPFINKDIIKVLTGLRRTGKSVMLNLIMEELESREISREQFININFENLKNRDLKSYEKLYSYILNKVSNKYKDYYIFLDEIQEVREWEKCINSLRVEEDYNFDIYITGSNAKLLSGELSTYLAGRYVEFVIYPFSFQEFYEIMKKKNNIINVREAFQIYIKYGGMPFLHNLNFEYEASMQYLRDMYASIILKDITQRNNIRDTDLLERIINYLIMNIGNTFSATSISKFFKSENRKVATETILNYIKACENSFLIYKVPRNDLIGKKMLNINEKYYIADHGIREAILESNQRDINQILENIVYLEMLRRGYTVKIGKISNLEVDFVCTKNKETLYIQVSYLLASKETIEREFTVLENINDNYPKYVISMDEFDMSKNGINHINIIDFLLEK; encoded by the coding sequence GTGTTAAAAAGAGATAAATACATAAAAAGAATTATTCCTTTTATCAATAAAGATATTATAAAAGTTTTAACTGGTCTTAGAAGAACAGGAAAATCGGTAATGCTGAATCTCATAATGGAGGAATTAGAAAGTAGGGAAATATCCAGAGAGCAGTTTATTAACATAAATTTTGAAAATTTAAAAAATAGAGATCTTAAAAGTTATGAGAAATTATATAGCTATATTTTAAACAAAGTTAGCAATAAATATAAAGACTACTATATTTTTTTAGATGAAATTCAAGAAGTGAGAGAATGGGAAAAGTGTATAAACTCTTTAAGAGTAGAAGAAGATTATAATTTTGATATTTATATCACGGGTTCAAATGCTAAATTGCTATCAGGAGAGCTTTCAACATATTTAGCAGGAAGATATGTAGAGTTTGTAATTTATCCTTTTTCATTTCAAGAATTTTATGAGATTATGAAAAAGAAAAATAACATTATTAATGTGAGAGAAGCATTTCAAATATATATTAAATATGGAGGAATGCCTTTTCTTCATAATTTAAATTTTGAATATGAGGCAAGTATGCAATATCTTCGGGATATGTATGCCTCAATTATATTAAAAGATATAACACAAAGAAATAATATTAGAGATACTGATTTATTGGAAAGAATTATAAATTATCTTATTATGAATATTGGGAATACATTCTCTGCAACCTCAATTTCTAAATTTTTTAAGAGTGAAAACAGAAAGGTTGCAACAGAAACTATATTAAATTATATTAAAGCTTGTGAAAATTCATTCTTAATTTATAAAGTACCTAGAAATGATTTAATTGGAAAGAAAATGTTGAATATAAATGAAAAATATTATATTGCTGACCATGGGATAAGGGAGGCTATATTAGAAAGTAATCAGAGAGATATTAATCAAATTTTAGAAAATATTGTTTATCTTGAAATGCTTCGTAGAGGATATACTGTAAAAATCGGAAAAATTAGTAACCTCGAAGTTGATTTTGTATGTACTAAAAATAAAGAAACATTATACATTCAAGTTAGTTATTTGCTTGCTTCTAAGGAAACAATAGAAAGAGAATTTACAGTTTTAGAAAATATTAATGATAATTATCCTAAATATGTAATTTCTATGGATGAATTTGATATGTCAAAAAATGGAATAAATCATATTAATATAATTGATTTTTTGCTTGAAAAATAG
- the cbiG gene encoding cobalt-precorrin 5A hydrolase, translating to MKIAIWTVTRGAGNIAKEYAQILNKKLNDIIADTFTLKKFEISDTLQIDDFTAEITEKFNLYEGHIFIMASGIVIRKISSLLKSKDIDPAVLLIDEGKHFVISLLSGHLGGANELTQKVAEILNLVPIITTSSDITGKIAVDSIAQKLNAELEDLKSAKDVTSLIVDGKKVNILFPKNVKISENGNSEGIVLVSNRKKVEITKICPKNIILGIGCKKDIKAEHILEAIEDIMNKYNLDIKAIKHIATVDIKENEEGLIKAAEFLEVELKIISREEIKKVESMFEGSDFVQTNIGVRAVSEPVAFLSSSQNGRFIAMKEKYNGITISIYEEDNLQLI from the coding sequence ATGAAAATAGCAATATGGACAGTTACAAGAGGAGCAGGAAATATAGCAAAAGAATATGCACAAATATTAAATAAAAAACTAAATGATATAATTGCGGATACATTCACTTTAAAAAAATTTGAAATATCTGATACCTTGCAAATTGATGATTTTACAGCAGAAATAACAGAAAAATTTAACTTATATGAGGGGCATATTTTTATAATGGCAAGTGGTATTGTTATTAGAAAAATTTCAAGCTTATTAAAATCAAAAGATATTGACCCGGCTGTTCTTTTAATAGATGAAGGAAAACATTTTGTGATTTCACTTTTGTCAGGGCATTTAGGTGGAGCAAATGAATTAACTCAAAAAGTTGCGGAAATTTTAAATCTTGTTCCTATAATTACAACAAGTTCTGATATTACAGGTAAAATAGCAGTTGATAGTATTGCACAGAAATTAAATGCGGAGCTTGAAGATTTAAAATCTGCTAAAGATGTAACTTCTCTTATAGTTGATGGGAAGAAGGTAAATATTTTATTTCCTAAAAATGTAAAGATTAGTGAGAATGGAAATTCTGAAGGGATAGTTCTAGTATCTAATAGAAAAAAAGTGGAAATTACTAAGATATGTCCTAAGAATATAATTTTAGGTATAGGTTGTAAGAAAGACATCAAGGCAGAGCATATTTTAGAGGCTATAGAAGATATAATGAATAAGTACAATTTAGATATAAAGGCAATTAAACATATTGCTACTGTTGATATCAAAGAAAATGAAGAGGGCTTGATTAAAGCGGCGGAATTTTTGGAAGTGGAATTAAAAATTATTTCAAGAGAAGAAATTAAAAAAGTAGAGTCTATGTTCGAAGGTTCAGATTTTGTTCAAACTAATATAGGTGTGAGAGCAGTATCAGAACCGGTTGCCTTTTTATCCTCATCACAAAATGGTAGATTTATTGCGATGAAGGAGAAATACAATGGAATAACTATATCTATTTATGAAGAAGATAATCTTCAGTTAATATAG
- the cobK gene encoding precorrin-6A reductase, whose translation MIWVIGGTKDSRDFLEKFLKYNNDIIVSTATEYGAKLIENLEVKTSSEKMDKNAMLDFVERNNINKIVDTSHPYAFEVSKNAMEVADEKNIGYFRFERETVDLLAKKYSNFENINELLAYVEKLDGNILVTLGSNNVPLFKDLKNLTNIYFRILPKWDMVKRCEDNNILPKNIIAMQGPFTEAMNIAMIEQLKIKYLITKKAGNTGGEKEKVSACDKKDVEIIYLEKKEIQYRNCYSNIDDLVEILRK comes from the coding sequence ATGATTTGGGTTATTGGTGGAACTAAAGATTCAAGAGATTTTTTGGAAAAATTTTTAAAATATAACAATGATATTATTGTTTCAACAGCAACAGAATATGGAGCAAAACTTATTGAAAATTTAGAAGTTAAGACTTCAAGTGAAAAAATGGATAAAAATGCTATGCTTGATTTTGTAGAAAGAAATAATATAAATAAAATTGTAGATACCAGTCATCCCTATGCTTTTGAGGTTTCAAAAAATGCTATGGAAGTTGCAGATGAAAAAAATATTGGATATTTTAGATTTGAAAGAGAAACAGTAGATTTATTAGCAAAAAAATATTCAAACTTTGAAAATATTAATGAACTATTGGCTTATGTTGAAAAGCTTGATGGAAATATACTAGTTACATTAGGGAGCAATAATGTACCACTTTTTAAAGATTTAAAAAATCTAACAAATATTTATTTTAGAATTCTCCCTAAGTGGGATATGGTTAAAAGATGTGAAGATAATAATATACTTCCAAAAAATATTATTGCAATGCAGGGACCTTTTACTGAGGCAATGAATATTGCAATGATAGAGCAACTTAAAATAAAGTATTTGATTACTAAAAAAGCCGGAAATACAGGTGGAGAGAAGGAAAAAGTATCAGCCTGTGATAAAAAAGATGTTGAAATAATTTATCTTGAAAAAAAAGAAATACAGTATAGGAATTGTTATTCCAATATTGATGATCTAGTAGAAATATTAAGAAAATAA
- the cobJ gene encoding precorrin-3B C(17)-methyltransferase, with protein MNKGKIFVVGIGPGNMQDISRRAYDVLKNVDIIAGYTTYINLVKNEFSDKEFYSSGMKREIERCQEVLGLAESGKKVALISSGDSGIYGMAGIMLELALNENSGIEVEVIPGITSTVAGAALVGAPLMHDQAIVSLSDLLTDWEVIKKRIDCASQGDFVISLYNPKSKGRTEQIVEAREIMLKHKLATTPVALLRHIGREEENYTLTTLEDFLNYDIDMFTIVTIGNSNTYIKEGKMITPRGYEKKSNWGK; from the coding sequence ATGAACAAAGGAAAGATTTTTGTTGTTGGAATAGGACCTGGAAATATGCAAGATATAAGTAGAAGAGCCTATGATGTTTTAAAAAATGTGGATATTATAGCAGGCTATACAACTTATATAAATTTAGTTAAAAATGAATTTTCTGATAAAGAATTCTATTCATCAGGAATGAAAAGGGAAATAGAGAGATGTCAAGAAGTTTTAGGACTTGCAGAATCTGGGAAAAAAGTGGCATTAATAAGTAGTGGAGATTCAGGTATTTATGGAATGGCAGGAATTATGTTGGAACTTGCTTTGAATGAAAATAGTGGAATAGAAGTGGAAGTAATTCCGGGAATAACATCTACTGTTGCAGGGGCAGCCTTAGTTGGAGCACCTCTCATGCATGATCAGGCTATAGTAAGTTTAAGTGACTTGTTAACTGATTGGGAAGTCATTAAGAAAAGAATTGATTGTGCTAGTCAAGGAGATTTTGTAATATCACTTTATAATCCAAAGAGCAAGGGTAGAACAGAGCAAATTGTTGAAGCTAGAGAAATTATGTTAAAACATAAATTAGCGACTACTCCTGTTGCACTATTAAGGCATATAGGAAGAGAAGAAGAAAATTATACTTTAACAACATTAGAAGATTTTTTAAATTATGATATTGATATGTTTACAATTGTAACTATAGGGAATTCAAATACCTATATTAAAGAAGGTAAAATGATAACTCCTAGAGGTTATGAGAAGAAGTCGAATTGGGGAAAATAG